GTTGGAGTTGGCTTTTTCACGACGAATATGCTGCTCGCGGGTTTGCATCGCCATGCGCAGCGCGGTGTTACCGGCGGCATCGCGTGATACGCCAATGATACGTCCAGGCATTGAGCGCTTGTGTTCGTCGCGGCTGGCGAAGAACGCAGCGTGTGGTCCGCCGTAACCCATTGGCACGCCGAAACGCTGGGCCGAACCAAAGACGATATCTGCGCCCTGCTTGCCTGGCGCTTCTAACTGCACCAGCGCCATAAAGTCTGCCGCGACGCTCACCACCACTTTGCGGTTTTTCAGCTCGGCAATCAGTGAACGGTAATCGTGCACTTCACCGTGCGTACCAACCTGCTGCAGCAATACGCCGAACAGATCGTCGTGATCTAATACTTTATCAACGCTATCGATAATCAGTTCAAAACCAAAGGTTTCGGCACGCGTGCGCACCACATCCAACGTCTGGGGATGGATGTCATTGGCGATAAAGAATTTAGTGGCGTTTTTCAGTTTGCTAACACGTTTGGCCATTGCCATGGCTTCTGCAGCGGCGGTGGCTTCGTCCAGCAGTGATGCGGAAGCGATGTCCAGACCGGTCAGATCCAGCGTCAGGGTTTGGAAGTTCAGCAGCGCTTCAAGACGCCCCTGCGACACTTCTGGCTGATACGGCGTATACGCGGTGTACCAGCCCGGATTTTCCAGCATGTTACGTAGGATAACCGGCGGCGTAATTACCGCGCTGTAGCCCATGCCGATCCAGGATTTGTAGCGTTGATTCTGACTGGCAATGGCCTTCAGCTCTGCCAGCGCTTGCTGCTCGGTCGCGGCGTCGCCAACCGCAGGCGGGCCTGGCAGCTGGATGTCGGCCGGGACGATAGAGCTAATCAATGATGAGAGCGAACTGGCACCAATCGCTTTCAGCATTAAGGCCTGTTGTTCCGGCGTAGGACCGATGTGGCGCTCAATGAAAGCACCGTTATGTTCGAGCTGGCTGAGAGTCTGGGTCATTTGCAGTAAATCCTGAATCGGGCTGGGTTACAAAAATGGCGTTAAGTCAGGCAGATAAAAAAGAAGGTGCCGCTGTGCGCCACCTTCTGCAACTACCGGTTACTCGTCGATCGCGGCTTTGTAGGCATCGGCATCCAGCATGGAGTCGAGCTCTGACTCGTCGCTGGCTTTGATGCGGAACAACCAACCATCGGCATACGGCGCGCTGTTAACCAGCTCCGGTGAATCGCCTAGCTGATCGTTCACCTCGACGATTTCACCGCTCAAGGGTGCATAGATGTCAGAAGCGGCTTTCACCGATTCCGCCACCGCGCAATCATCACCGGCCGCGAAGGAGGCGCCGACGTCTGGCAGATCGACAAATACCATGTCGC
The sequence above is drawn from the Pantoea nemavictus genome and encodes:
- the gcvH gene encoding glycine cleavage system protein GcvH, which encodes MSNVPSELKYRDSHEWVRKEADGTFTVGITEHAQELLGDMVFVDLPDVGASFAAGDDCAVAESVKAASDIYAPLSGEIVEVNDQLGDSPELVNSAPYADGWLFRIKASDESELDSMLDADAYKAAIDE